One Sulfitobacter sp. M39 genomic window, TTGCCGCAGTCGGCAGCGCCTTCATGGACATTGAACGCGAAGCATTTCGTATGACGGCGGGATAACCGCACCACATCAGGCGGGGCTTCCCCCCGCATAACCAAGGAAAGGGGTACAACCCATGACCCAGGATACCAAAGGCACCAACCGCCGCAATTTCCTGAAACTGGCAGGGACAGCCGCACCGGCAGCCGCCGTTGCCGTGGCCAGCAGCGGCACCGCCGCCGAGGCGCAGCCAGTCGATCTGCAATCGGACAAGATGCAAGATACCGCGCACACCCGCGCCTATCTGGAAAGCACACGCTTCTAATTCAGTGATCAAAGACCCGCGCGCCTAACCACCGCGGGAGGAAAACTCAGCCCCGGTCCGACCCACACGGTCAGAGCACGCGGGCATCAAGGGAGACTATTATGCTTCGGAAAAAGACCAACGGGATGGCACGGCGGCCCCAGCGGGCGGGCATGCTATCCGACATCGCGGAAAAATCCGTTGACCGTCGCGCATTCCTGCGCGGGTCAGGTCTGGCCATCGGCGGCCTTGCGGCGATCGCATCGACCGCGGGCTCTGTCACACAAGCGTCAGCTGCCACCGCCGTCAGCGGCGCGGTAGAGACGATCAAATCTGTCTGCACCCACTGTTCGGTTGGCTGTACCGTCATCGCCGAAGTGTCGAACGGCGTCTGGACGGGTCAGGAACCCGGCTGGGACAGCCCGTTCAACCTTGGCTCGCATTGCGCCAAAGGGGCGTCGGTACGCGAACATGCCCACGGTGAACGCCGCCTGAAATACCCGATGAAAAAAGAGGGTGGCCAGTGGGTTCGGATCAGCTGGGAACAGGCGATCAACGAGATCGGCGACAAGATGAACGTGATCCGCGAAGAAAGCGGTCCCGATTCTGTCTACTGGCTCGGCTCGGCCAAGCATAACAACGAACAGGCGTATCTGTTCCGCAAGTTCGCGGCCTATTGGGGCACCAACAACGTCGACCACCAGGCGCGTATCTGTCACTCCACCACCGTTGCGGGCGTTGCGAACACATGGGGCTACGGCGCCATGACCAACAGCTACAACGACATCCACAACAGCCAGGCGATCTTTGTCATCGGCGGCAACCCTGCCGAGGCGCACCCCGTATCGCTGCTGCACCTGCTGAAAGCGAAAGAGCAGAACAACGCGCCGATGATCGTGTGCGATCCACGCTTTACCCGTACAGCGGCCCACGCGGATGAATATGTCCGCTTCCGTCCTGGTTCGGACGTGGCGCTGGTCTGGGGTATCCTTTGGCACATCTTCGAGAACGGATGGGAAGACAAGGAATTCATCCGCACCCGCGTTTGGGGCATGGACCAGATCCGTGACGAAGTCGCGAAGTGGACACCCGAAGAGGTCGAACGCGTTACCGGCGCACCCGCTTCGCAGCTAGAACGCGTTGCACGCACGCTGGCCAACAACCGTCCCGGCACCGTGATCTGGTGCATGGGCGGCACGCAGCACAGCAACGGCAACAACAACACCCGTGCGTACTGCATCCTGCAGCTGGCTCTTGGCAACATGGGCACCGCAGGCGGCGGCACCAACATCTTCCGCGGCCACGACAACGTGCAGGGTGCAACCGATCTGGGCGTTCTGGCCGATACGCTGCCGGGCTACTATGGTCTGTCCGCAGGGGCTTGGGCTCACTGGGCGCGGGTTTGGGAAGAAGACCTTGAATGGTTGCAATCCCGCTTCTCCAAGGCGTCGTTCAACGACACCTCGATGATGAACCTGACCGGTATCCCCGTGAGCCGCTGGATTGACGGCGTGCTGGAAGACAAGGAAAACATCGACCAGCCGGACAACACCCGCGCGATGGTTCTGTGGGGCCACGCGCCCAACTCGCAGACCCGCCAAAAGGAAATGGTCACCGCGATGGAGAAACTCGACCTGATGGTCGTTGTCGATCCATATCCAACGGTGTCCGCCGTGATGCAGGACCGCCAAGACGGGCTGTATCTGTTGCCCGCAACGACCCAGTTCGAAACCCGCGGCTCTGTCACCGCGTCCAACCGGTCGCTGCAGTGGCGTGATCAGGTCGTCGAGCCCCTGTTCGAATCCAAGCCCGACCACACGATCATCAAGCTCTTCGCGGACAAGTTCGGTTTCAGCGATCGTCTGTTCAAGAACATCGCGCTGGACGGGGACGAACCCAACATCGAGGACCTGACCCGCGAATTCAACCGCGGCATGTGGACCATTGGTTACACCGCACAAAGCCCCGAGCGCATGAAGATGCACATGGCCAACCAGCACACCTTTGACCGCACCACGTTGCGCGCCAAAGGTGGACCGGCCGACGGGGACTTCTATGGTTTGCCTTGGCCCGCATGGGGCACACCCGAAATGAACCACCCCGGCACGGCGAACCTGTACGATATGTCGCTGCCCGTTGCCGAAGGCGGTCTGACCTTCCGCGCCCGTTTCGGTGTGGAACGTGACGGTGACAACCTGCTGGCCGAAGGCGTCTATAGCGCCGGTTCCGAGATCAAGGACGGCTACCCCGAGTTCACGATGTCCATGCTGCGTGAACTGGGCTGGGATAGCGATCTGACCGACGAAGAGATGGCCGTGATCAACTATGTTGCGGGCTATCCCGAAGGCGAACCGGCGAACGCAAAGCCGGACGAGGAAGTCGGTGAAACATCCCAGACCGGCGAGACCCCGTCGGACTACGTTGCCGACACCGGTGGCGTGAACTGGAAAACCGACCTGTCGGGCGGCATCCAGCGTGTCGCGATCAAGCATGGCTGCGCCCCCTTCGGCAACGCCAAGGCCCGCGCCGTGGTCTGGACCTTCCCCGATCCGGTGCCAATCCACCGCGAACCGCTGTACACCAACCGTCGTGATCTGGTCGCGGACTACCCGACCTATGACGACAAGAAGTTCTGGCGCCTGCCCACCATGTATAAGTCCATCCAGGAGAACGACTTCTCCAAGGACTATCCAATCGTGCTGACCTCTGGTCGTCTCGTCGAATACGAAGGGGGCGGCGACGAAACACGGTCCAACCCCTGGTTGGCCGAGCTTCAGCAGGACATGTTCATCGAGATCAACCCGCGTGACGCCAACAATCTGGGCGTGCGTGATGGGGCCGATGTCTGGGTCGAAGGCCCCGAAGGCGGCAAGATCAAGGTGATGGCAATGGTGACGGAACGTGTCGAAAGCGGCGTGGCGTTCATGCCGTTCCACTTTGGCGGCCACATGGAAGGCGTTGACTTGCGGGACAGATACCCAGAAGGGTCCGACCCTTACGTCTTGGGTGAATCCACCAACACCGCGCAAACATATGGCTATGACTCAGTAACTCAGATGCAAGAGACGAAATCGACGCTCTGCAAAATCTGGACAGCGTAAGGAGACTATCAAGATGGCAAGAGCAAAGTTTCTCTGCGACGCCGAACGCTGCATCGAATGCAACGCCTGCGTCACGGCATGTAAGAACGAACACGAAGTACCGTGGGGCATCAACCGCCGTAAGGTCGTCACCATTCAGGACGGCCAACCCGGCGAGCGGTCGATCTCGGTTGCGTGTATGCATTGTTCCGATGCGCCCTGTATGGCGGTCTGCCCTGTAGACTGCTTCTACCAGACCGACGACGGTATCGTTCTGCACTCCAAGGACCTGTGCATCGGCTGCGGTTACTGCTTCTACGCCTGCCCCTTCGGCGCGCCGCAGTATCCACAGGCGGGCAACTTCGGGTCGCGCGGCAAGATGGACAAATGTACTTTCTGCGCCGGTGGCCCCGAGGAAAACCACTCCGAAGCGGAATTCCAGAAGTACGGCCGCAACCGGATCGCCGAAGGCAAGCTGCCGATCTGCGCCGAGATGTGTTCGACCAAAGCGCTGCTGGCCGGTGATGGCGATGTCGTCTCGGGCATCTACCGCGAACGCGTTGTCGCGCGCGGCTTTGGCTCGGGCGCTTGGGGCTGGGGCACGGCATACGAGCAAAAGGGCGGCTAATCCCCCTTTCGCATATTCATGCTTTCCTTGGCCCGCTGGCACCTGCTGCTGGCGGGCCAACTATCTTTATCCTGTCGGAGGTCCCGATGACATTGCTGCGCGTTCTGCTGCCTCTCATATTTCTTGTGTCCTTTGCCGGTCTTTCCGCCGCGCAGGACACCTCGGGCGATGCCTCGGTCCTGCAACCGGGCCAACAGTCGCTTGAAGACATCATGGCCCGCCAACGCGGCGAGGACGTGCCCTTTGGGGCCGAGCTTCCCTTACCGCTTGAGGGCAACCCGCCCCCGGCCGAATCTCACCTTGGACCGCTTGGTGGTGCATCCGATGCGGACCTGTGGCGCGAGATCCGGGCGGACGCCCTGCCCGACGCGCGTGCCAGCAACCGCGGACCTGCCGCCAAGGTCCTGATGCAGGACGGTGGCATGTGGTGGCTGAGCTTCCGTCACGGCCCGCTGCTGACCTATGGCAGCCTGCTGTTGGGTGTCACCGTCGTGCTGATGGCAATTTTCTATCTGATCCGCGGGCGTATCCGTATCGAACACGGCCGCGCGGGTATCACCATCGAACGGTTCAAATTCATCGAACGCTTTGGCCACTGGCTGATCGCAAGCTCGTTCATCCTGCTGGCCATCACCGGTCTGGTATCGCTTGCGGGGCGCAAACTGCTGATCCCGCTGTTCGGGCACGAGGCGTTTTCGACCTTTGCCATCGCGGGCAAGTGGATCCACAACAACGTCTCATGGGCCTTTATGCTGGGGCTGGTGATGGTGTTCGTCATGTGGATCGTTCACAACCTGCCGGACCGCACAGACATCAACTGGATCCTCAAGGGCGGCGGCATCTTCGGCAAGGGTCACCCCCCCGCCAAGAAGTTCAACGCCGGTCAAAAGCTGATCTTCTGGGCCGTCATCATTCTGGGCACCTCGATCTCTGTCTCGGGTATTTCGCTGCTCTTCCCGTTCGAATTGACGATGTTCGAACCTACGCTGGCGCTGTTGAATGACATGGGCGTGCCGCAACTGTTGGGGCTTGGCACAATAGACGCCACGCTGACCCCGCAAGAGGAAATGCAATACGCCCAGCTGTGGCACGCCGTTATCAGCTTTGTCCTGATGGCGGTGATCATCGCGCATATCTATATCGGGACACTCGGCATGGAAGGCGCGTTCGAGGCGATGGGGTCCGGCGATGTCGATCTTGAATGGGCCCGCGAGCACCACAGCATCTGGGCCGACGAAGTTGTCGCGAAGCAGGGTAAACCTGCCTCTGGCACGCAGCCGGCAGAGTGATATGATGCACCCAACGCCCCCCACCCAACGTGCCAATGCGCATCAACGAGGTACGGAATGAAAGCTTTTATCACTGCCATCGTCGCCTTGGTCGTTCTTGCTGCGGGCATGAACTTTGCGTTGGACAACGCCGGGTTCTCCGCGGCCGAGCAGACCTCCTCTGATCGCAATGTCCGGCTGGGCGACTAAGACCGCATCCTATGCATAGCAAACTCCGACGGCCCGCCCGATGAATGATATCTGGGCGGGCCTTTCTTCTGCGTTCTGGCTGGTTGTCACCGGCGATCCCGACCTGATCGAGATTACGCTCAGGTCGTTGCAGGTCAGCCTGACGGCGCTGGTCATTGCCTCGACCATCGCGCTGCCCTTCGGCACATGGCTCGCCATCCGCCGTTTCCGCTTCCGCCGAACCGCGATTGCGGTGCTGAACTCCCTCATGGGATTGCCGCCCGTCGTGGTGGGGTTGATCGTCTATCTGCTGCTGTCGCGCGCCGGGCCCTTCGGGGTGCTGGGGCTGCTGTTCACGCCCACGGCGATGATCATTGCGCAGGTCATCATTATCACGCCGCTCATCGCCTCTATCACCCATCAGGCAATGCGTGATCTTTGGGCCGAATACCACGATCTTCTAATCTCGCTGAACACCACCCCGACGCGGCGCATCCTGACGCTGATCTCGGACGGGCGGCGGGCCTTGTTGACGGCGGCGCTGGCAGGCTTTGGTCGCGCCATCGGCGAGGTCGGCGCGATCATGATCGTTGGCGGCAATATCGACCACGCCACCCGCGTGCTGACCACCGCCATCGCGCTGGAAACCGGCAAGGGTGATTTCGCACTCGCGCTTGGTCTGGGCTTTGTGCTGATCGCGCTGGCGCTGAGTGTGAACCTGATCATCCACGCCTTGTCGCGCACGGAAAGAGAGGGCAGATGGTGACCCCCCTGCTGCCCGCCCATATGCGCGACGTCAGTGTGACCCGCCGCGGCAAGCGATTGCTGGGCCCCGTGGACCTGACGCTTGGTAAAACCGGCTTCACAATCCTGCTGGGGCCCAATGGCGCGGGCAAGACGACATTCCTCAAGGCGCTGCATGGGCTTGAACGGCTGTCGACAGGCGCGGTTACATGGGCCGTGCCGGATGACCTCGCGCGGATGCGGCAGGCCTATGTCTTCCAAAGCCCCGTGATGCTGCGCCGGTCGGTGCGCGCCAATCTGGGCTATCCGCTGGCGATACTCGGCCAGCCCAAGGCGCAGGTGAACAAAGCCGTAGAGGCATGGGCGGCTCGCATCGGCCTGACGCCCGCGCTGGATCGCCCCGCGACGGGCTTGTCCGGTGGCGAGAAACAAAAGCTCGCCCTCGCCCGCGCCTTGATCCGCACCCCCGAAATGCTGCTGCTGGACGAACCCTGCGCCAATCTGGATGGCCGGTCCGTCAAGGATATAGAGGCGCTGCTGCAGTCTGCCCATCAGTCAGGGACGCGCATCGTGATGGCGACCCATGATCTGGGTCAGGCACGGCGCCTTGCAACTGAAATATTGTTTCTGTTTAAAGGTCGTATTCACGAGGCTGGCCCGGCGCCCGATGCGTTTGACGCCCCGCAGACCCCGGAATTCAAATCGTTCCTGAATGGAGATATTTTGATATGAAATCCTTGATTACCGCTCTTGTTCTCGCACTTGGCACCACGGCTGCCCAGGCGGACACCATGAAAATGGCTGTCACCACGTCCTTCAACAACTCTGGTCTGTCCGACGTTCTGCTGCCCGCCATCAAAGAAGATCTGGACCTTGACGTACAACTGCTGATCGTCGGCACCGGTCAAGCCTTGCGGTTGGGTGAAGCGGGCGACGTCGATGCCATTCTGGTGCACTCCAAGAAAGCCGAAGAGGCCTTTGTCGCCGACGGCTATGGCACTCACCGCCGCGAGATCATGTATAATGATTTCGTCCTGATCGGCCCAAATGACGACCCCGCCGCGATCGCAGAGGCAGAGGCTGCTAAGGGCGCACTGGTCAAGATCGAAGCGGCCGAGGCACCTTTCGTAAGCCGTGGCGACGACAGCGGCACCCACAAGAAAGAGCTGTCGCTTTGGGCCGGTGCCGATCTAGACCCCGCGACATTCGGTGAATGGTACAAAGCTGTCGGCGCGGGCATGGGCGCGAGCCTCAACACCGCTGCAGGGATGGGTGCCTATATCATGTCCGACCGCGCAAGCTGGCTGAACTTTGACAACAAGGCCGATCTGGCAATCCTCTTTGCGGGCGATCCGGTGCTGTTCAACCAATATGCCTATATTCCGGTGAACCCCGAGAAACACGCGCATGTGAACAAAGACGCCGCGGCCCAGTTGGAAGACTGGCTGGTCGGCGACCGCGCCAAAGACCTGATCGACAGCTATACGATCAACGGCGAAAAGCTGTTCACCTTTAACGCCGAGCAGTGATTTAAACGGTTTGAGAACCTCGCCAAGCGCGGTATCAAACCGTATGAAATCATTGATTATCCATATGTCCACCAGCACCGCGCGGCACGCCAATGTCGCGCGGTTGCTGCAGGATCTGCCCGATGCGCAGGTCGTCGAAGCGGTGAATGGCCGCGACCCTGCGCAGGTCGCAGATGTGCGCACCCACTCTGGCAACCTGCACAGCCCGTCCTATCCCTTCGCCCTGACACCGGCCGAGATCGGCGTCTTTCAAAGCCATCGCAAATGCTGGCAGATGATCGTCGATCAGGGC contains:
- a CDS encoding twin-arginine translocation signal domain-containing protein; translation: MTQDTKGTNRRNFLKLAGTAAPAAAVAVASSGTAAEAQPVDLQSDKMQDTAHTRAYLESTRF
- a CDS encoding formate dehydrogenase subunit alpha, with the translated sequence MLRKKTNGMARRPQRAGMLSDIAEKSVDRRAFLRGSGLAIGGLAAIASTAGSVTQASAATAVSGAVETIKSVCTHCSVGCTVIAEVSNGVWTGQEPGWDSPFNLGSHCAKGASVREHAHGERRLKYPMKKEGGQWVRISWEQAINEIGDKMNVIREESGPDSVYWLGSAKHNNEQAYLFRKFAAYWGTNNVDHQARICHSTTVAGVANTWGYGAMTNSYNDIHNSQAIFVIGGNPAEAHPVSLLHLLKAKEQNNAPMIVCDPRFTRTAAHADEYVRFRPGSDVALVWGILWHIFENGWEDKEFIRTRVWGMDQIRDEVAKWTPEEVERVTGAPASQLERVARTLANNRPGTVIWCMGGTQHSNGNNNTRAYCILQLALGNMGTAGGGTNIFRGHDNVQGATDLGVLADTLPGYYGLSAGAWAHWARVWEEDLEWLQSRFSKASFNDTSMMNLTGIPVSRWIDGVLEDKENIDQPDNTRAMVLWGHAPNSQTRQKEMVTAMEKLDLMVVVDPYPTVSAVMQDRQDGLYLLPATTQFETRGSVTASNRSLQWRDQVVEPLFESKPDHTIIKLFADKFGFSDRLFKNIALDGDEPNIEDLTREFNRGMWTIGYTAQSPERMKMHMANQHTFDRTTLRAKGGPADGDFYGLPWPAWGTPEMNHPGTANLYDMSLPVAEGGLTFRARFGVERDGDNLLAEGVYSAGSEIKDGYPEFTMSMLRELGWDSDLTDEEMAVINYVAGYPEGEPANAKPDEEVGETSQTGETPSDYVADTGGVNWKTDLSGGIQRVAIKHGCAPFGNAKARAVVWTFPDPVPIHREPLYTNRRDLVADYPTYDDKKFWRLPTMYKSIQENDFSKDYPIVLTSGRLVEYEGGGDETRSNPWLAELQQDMFIEINPRDANNLGVRDGADVWVEGPEGGKIKVMAMVTERVESGVAFMPFHFGGHMEGVDLRDRYPEGSDPYVLGESTNTAQTYGYDSVTQMQETKSTLCKIWTA
- the fdh3B gene encoding formate dehydrogenase FDH3 subunit beta; the encoded protein is MARAKFLCDAERCIECNACVTACKNEHEVPWGINRRKVVTIQDGQPGERSISVACMHCSDAPCMAVCPVDCFYQTDDGIVLHSKDLCIGCGYCFYACPFGAPQYPQAGNFGSRGKMDKCTFCAGGPEENHSEAEFQKYGRNRIAEGKLPICAEMCSTKALLAGDGDVVSGIYRERVVARGFGSGAWGWGTAYEQKGG
- a CDS encoding formate dehydrogenase subunit gamma; the encoded protein is MTLLRVLLPLIFLVSFAGLSAAQDTSGDASVLQPGQQSLEDIMARQRGEDVPFGAELPLPLEGNPPPAESHLGPLGGASDADLWREIRADALPDARASNRGPAAKVLMQDGGMWWLSFRHGPLLTYGSLLLGVTVVLMAIFYLIRGRIRIEHGRAGITIERFKFIERFGHWLIASSFILLAITGLVSLAGRKLLIPLFGHEAFSTFAIAGKWIHNNVSWAFMLGLVMVFVMWIVHNLPDRTDINWILKGGGIFGKGHPPAKKFNAGQKLIFWAVIILGTSISVSGISLLFPFELTMFEPTLALLNDMGVPQLLGLGTIDATLTPQEEMQYAQLWHAVISFVLMAVIIAHIYIGTLGMEGAFEAMGSGDVDLEWAREHHSIWADEVVAKQGKPASGTQPAE
- a CDS encoding ABC transporter permease; translation: MNDIWAGLSSAFWLVVTGDPDLIEITLRSLQVSLTALVIASTIALPFGTWLAIRRFRFRRTAIAVLNSLMGLPPVVVGLIVYLLLSRAGPFGVLGLLFTPTAMIIAQVIIITPLIASITHQAMRDLWAEYHDLLISLNTTPTRRILTLISDGRRALLTAALAGFGRAIGEVGAIMIVGGNIDHATRVLTTAIALETGKGDFALALGLGFVLIALALSVNLIIHALSRTEREGRW
- a CDS encoding energy-coupling factor ABC transporter ATP-binding protein — protein: MVTPLLPAHMRDVSVTRRGKRLLGPVDLTLGKTGFTILLGPNGAGKTTFLKALHGLERLSTGAVTWAVPDDLARMRQAYVFQSPVMLRRSVRANLGYPLAILGQPKAQVNKAVEAWAARIGLTPALDRPATGLSGGEKQKLALARALIRTPEMLLLDEPCANLDGRSVKDIEALLQSAHQSGTRIVMATHDLGQARRLATEILFLFKGRIHEAGPAPDAFDAPQTPEFKSFLNGDILI
- a CDS encoding substrate-binding domain-containing protein is translated as MKSLITALVLALGTTAAQADTMKMAVTTSFNNSGLSDVLLPAIKEDLDLDVQLLIVGTGQALRLGEAGDVDAILVHSKKAEEAFVADGYGTHRREIMYNDFVLIGPNDDPAAIAEAEAAKGALVKIEAAEAPFVSRGDDSGTHKKELSLWAGADLDPATFGEWYKAVGAGMGASLNTAAGMGAYIMSDRASWLNFDNKADLAILFAGDPVLFNQYAYIPVNPEKHAHVNKDAAAQLEDWLVGDRAKDLIDSYTINGEKLFTFNAEQ